Part of the Novipirellula artificiosorum genome, GCGGTTGAGGGCACGCCGCTTGGGGATCAAGTGATCGCAGGGGAAATCGAATGGATGGGAAAAGACGAGTACATTCACACCGTCGTCGATTTTCTCGAGCGGATTCCCCCCGAAACGATTGTCGAGCGGATCAGCGGGGAGGCGCCACCGAGTTACTTGATCGAGCCACGGTGGTGCCTGGAGAAATCATCGATTCGATTAGGGATTGAGCAAGAATTCGCTGCTCGCGGTACACGGCAAGGGGACCGTTTCGTTCCGCCCGAGGTTGCCCCCGCCGATCGGCCTCGCCCCAGCGACACGACGCCCGAGTCGATTCGTCACCAAATCGATCAGCGTCGCCGATTGCCCGTGCTCAAAATGGAAGGCTAGTTGCGGGACTACATGCGGGTTGATTTGTTGCTATTCTACTTGCGTAGCGCGGTGCGACCGCAAACGAAGCGAGCAAACGCTCGGATCCCGTTGGCCCGCATCCGTGGGTCGCTGGAATCGTGTCACGAGGACATCCATTTCGGCGACAACTGATTTCGAGGGATTTCTTTGCTTTTCCCTCCATGATTGACTCTTCTACCGAAGGAAGTTGCATGTCCGCAGACCCCGCGGCGAACCCAGACGCCATCAGCTCCGATGCCCTTAGCGAGGCAGATACGGGCCGGCTGCATGAAGCGCGCAGACGCATCATCGAACAACTTGGCAAAATCATTGTTGGCCAAGAACGGGTCATCGATGAAATCATGATCTGTCTGTTCAGTCGCGGTCACTGCATGCTCGAGGGGGTCCCGGGGCTAGCCAAAACCCTGATGATCAGCACGCTCGCTCAAACCTTGGACCTGTCGTTTAGCCGAATCCAGTTCACGCCCGACTTGATGCCGGCCGACGTCACGGGAACGGAAATCATGGAAGAAGACCGGGCGACCGGTCACCGTGATTTCCGCTTCATGCAGGGACCCTTGTTTGCCAATGTCGTGTTGGCCGACGAAATCAACCGCACTCCGCCGAAGACCCAGGCCGCACTGCTCGAAGCGATGCAGGAACGACAGGTCACGGTGGGCCGTAATCGCCACCCGCTTGCCGATCCGTTTTTCGTCTTGGCCACGCAAAACCCGATCGAACAGGAGGGCACTTATCCGTTGCCCGAAGCCCAGCAAGACCGCTTCATGTTCAAGGTCTATGTGAAGTATCCGAGCTTTGATGAGGAGTTCGAGGTGGCGCGGCGTACAACCGGCACGGCCATCGAAAAAGTCGAAGCGGTGCTTGGAGCCGAAGAGATTTTGCGATTGCAGCACTTGGTGCGGCAAGTGCCCGTCAGCGACCATGTCGTTCGCTATGCCTTGTCGCTGGTTCGGCAAACGCGCGTCGGCGGTGATGGCGTGCCCGATTTTGTCGATGAGCTTGTCGGTTGGGGGGCCGGTCCCCGGGCGGTCCAGTTCATGATTCTCGGTGGCAAGGCTCGGGCTCTGTTGCAAGGGCGTTTCCATGTGCAAATCGAGGATATTCAATACTTAGCCAAACCGGTCCTTCGTCACCGCATGGTGGTTAACTTTGCCGCGGAAAGTGACGGGGTGACCAGCGACGATGTGATCGACCGCATTATCGCGGCAACGCCAACGACCGAGGATGAACTTTCACGCGATGCCCGATTCCAAAAGATATTTGCGTCCTGAGGTCACCGCGCGAATCCGTCGGTTGGAGTTGACGGCGCGACGTGTGGTCGAAGGGTTCCTGTCAGGAATGCACCGAAGTCCTTACTTTGGACAGTCGATCGAGTTCCTGCAGCACCGCCAATACACTCGAGGTGACGAGATCCGTCATATCGATTGGAAGGTCTACGCGCGTCAAGATCGATTGCACATCAAGCAGTACGAAGAAGAAACCAACATGCGGTTGACCTTGTTGGTCGACCGCTCGGCCAGCATGGCGTACGGCGACGGGGAATCGAATAAGTTCGACTATTCGTCTTCGATTGCCGCTTCGTTGGCCTACCTTGCACTTCGTCAAAAAGATGCCACGGGGCTATTCACCTTTGACACTCAAGTCCGAGCGACCGTTCCGGCCAAAAGCAACCAACAGCAACTGACGCGTATCCTATCGATGCTCGACTCGGTGGGTGCCGACGGCCGAACTGATTTGGTGGCCGTCGCGAAGGAAATTGCTCAAGGCATTCCACGCCGCGGTTTAGTGGTGATCCTTTCCGATCTGCTCGGAGTGGATTCGCTGGTCGAAGGGTTGAGGTTCCTGAGAAGTCGAGGCCACGATGTCGCAATGTTTCACGTCTTGCACGGCGATGAATTGGATTTCGAGTTCAATGGAGCGACTCGCTTCGAAGGTTTGGAAACCGATGACATGCTCAATTGCAATCCAAGAGCCTTGCGGGAAGGATACCTTGAGGCCTTGAATGAGTTTTTGACCAAGACCAAGCAAGCGTGCGGCCGATTATCGATCGATTACCTACAAGTCCGGACGAACGAGCCGCTGGACGCGGTGTTAGCCAAGTTTTTAGCGGCACGGCAATCGTTGCCGAAGTTGAAGAAATGAGAGACAGCGTGGGCTGGGGATGAGGGGGCCTCGTGGACGCAACTCAGGGCCAACGGATGGCCAGGAGGCAGCAAGACAGATGACAGCAAGAATACACCTTACACCGGGACCCTGGACTGATGAAAAGATTGTGGACACGTTCTCGCAGTTAACCGAACTAGACCTGGCTCCCTTCTCCCCCGATTTTTCGGGGGAGAAGGGCTGGGGATGAGGGGGGATCAGCACACGCAAATGGCCAGTAACTCTGGCTCGGCGAAAGCCCCTCACCTCCAGCCCCTCTCCCCACAAGGAGGTCGTGCAGTTTTTAAGTTGTTGATTGAAAAAGACTTACAAGATTTACCTCTCCCTCTGGGAGAGGTCGAGCCTAAGCGAGGGAGAGGGAAAACGGGCTGCGATTACAACATGAAATTCCAGCACTGTTTCTATACCGGCCCTCCCCCTCGCTGCGCTCGACCCCTCCCGCTGCGCGGGCAGGGGTGGTTGGATACCTAAACACTTCAGCAGTCACAACTTAAAAACTGCACGACCTCCAAGTGGGGCGAGGGGAGCCAAAATGGATCGGGTCGGTGTGAACGTGAAAAATGGCTTCGTTTGTCTAGTCGAATTCCTTTCATCAGGCCACCCTGACCCCTGACCGCTGACCGCTGACCGCTGACATCTGACATCTGACATCTGACATCTGACATCTGACATCTGACCCTCAACTCCCCACTCGACCTTGTTCCTTTACCCTGCTTTAACGATTGGCTTTCTTTTCGTCGCGGTGCCGTTGTTGGTCCATTTGATCAACATGCTTCGGCATCGGCGGCAGAAATGGGCCGCCATGGATTTTCTGCTGGCCAGTTATCGGAAGCAGAAGAAATGGATTCGTTTACGGCAGATTTTGCTGCTGCTTTCTCGGTTAGCGGTCGCTGCGGTCCTGATTGCGATGCTTTGTGGTTGGACGGGCGGTGGACCGATCTTGGGGGTCCTGGGGGGCAGTACGACGCACCATGTCGTGGTTTTGGACGACAGCTATTCGATGGGAGACAGCAGCGGCGGCGTGTCGGCCTATGTTCGTTCGCTACAGACGCTCCAGGATCTGACGCGTCGTTTGGCCAGTGACGATGGCATTCATGAGTTAACGGTGATGCGATCGAGCCGCGCGGCGATGACCGTGCGTGGTGGTAGCGACTCGGGTGACTCCGCTGCTGATTTGTCTGCCCAAACGATCACTTCCGACGCTCGGTTGATTAACCGCGTGATGTCAACCGAAGTTTCGCCGATTCAAACCGACTTGGTTGCCGCGCTCGATCTTGCAGGAGAGTTGATTCGCACCGCGCCGGCCGACCAGAAGGTCCTGTACATCGCCAGTGATTTTCGGCAGCGTGATTGGGCTTCCCCTCAACGAATCGCGGAATCGATGCGTGCAATCTCCAGTGATGACGTCTCGATTCGGATGATCGATTGTGCGATCCAGCCCGTATCCAATTTGGCCGTGACGGACATTGCTCCGGTTCGGGATGTTTGGGTCGCGGGAGTGCCGGTCGTCGTCAATGCGACCCTCCGCAATTATGGGCCCAACAATGTAAGCAACGTTCCGCTTGAAGTGAAGGTCTACCATTACTCGGCGGAACTCGGTCAGCCCGACCCGACGTTGGCCGTCAGCGGCCGAGTCGAATCGTTGCCTGCCTTGGTGATCGAATCGCTGGAAGCGGGAGCCGAAATCACCAAGACGTTTCAGGTATTCATCGCCGAACAGGGGACTCACGCGATCGAAGTCTCGCTTCCCGAGGATTCGCTGGCCATCGACAATTCGCGAACGTGTACGTTACCGCTATCGGATGCCGAGAAGGTTCTGATCGTCGATGGCAGCACGGATGGGCGTGGCGCTTATCACGTGGCCTCGGTACTCGATCCCGGCAGCCAAGTGCGTATCGGTGCGATTCCCGACATCCAGCCGCTCTCGTTCTTGCGATCGGCAACGGCTGAGACTTTGGCCACCTATCGCGCCATCTACCTTATCGATGTGCCGGAGATCAGCGAGAATGTCGCGGATGCGCTCGATCGGTATGTACGACTTGGGGGCGGATTGGCTTGGTTTCTTGGCAACGAGATCAACAAGGATTCTTACAACGAACAGCTTCTTG contains:
- a CDS encoding AAA family ATPase, whose translation is MSADPAANPDAISSDALSEADTGRLHEARRRIIEQLGKIIVGQERVIDEIMICLFSRGHCMLEGVPGLAKTLMISTLAQTLDLSFSRIQFTPDLMPADVTGTEIMEEDRATGHRDFRFMQGPLFANVVLADEINRTPPKTQAALLEAMQERQVTVGRNRHPLADPFFVLATQNPIEQEGTYPLPEAQQDRFMFKVYVKYPSFDEEFEVARRTTGTAIEKVEAVLGAEEILRLQHLVRQVPVSDHVVRYALSLVRQTRVGGDGVPDFVDELVGWGAGPRAVQFMILGGKARALLQGRFHVQIEDIQYLAKPVLRHRMVVNFAAESDGVTSDDVIDRIIAATPTTEDELSRDARFQKIFAS
- a CDS encoding DUF58 domain-containing protein; protein product: MRPEVTARIRRLELTARRVVEGFLSGMHRSPYFGQSIEFLQHRQYTRGDEIRHIDWKVYARQDRLHIKQYEEETNMRLTLLVDRSASMAYGDGESNKFDYSSSIAASLAYLALRQKDATGLFTFDTQVRATVPAKSNQQQLTRILSMLDSVGADGRTDLVAVAKEIAQGIPRRGLVVILSDLLGVDSLVEGLRFLRSRGHDVAMFHVLHGDELDFEFNGATRFEGLETDDMLNCNPRALREGYLEALNEFLTKTKQACGRLSIDYLQVRTNEPLDAVLAKFLAARQSLPKLKK
- a CDS encoding BatA domain-containing protein → MFLYPALTIGFLFVAVPLLVHLINMLRHRRQKWAAMDFLLASYRKQKKWIRLRQILLLLSRLAVAAVLIAMLCGWTGGGPILGVLGGSTTHHVVVLDDSYSMGDSSGGVSAYVRSLQTLQDLTRRLASDDGIHELTVMRSSRAAMTVRGGSDSGDSAADLSAQTITSDARLINRVMSTEVSPIQTDLVAALDLAGELIRTAPADQKVLYIASDFRQRDWASPQRIAESMRAISSDDVSIRMIDCAIQPVSNLAVTDIAPVRDVWVAGVPVVVNATLRNYGPNNVSNVPLEVKVYHYSAELGQPDPTLAVSGRVESLPALVIESLEAGAEITKTFQVFIAEQGTHAIEVSLPEDSLAIDNSRTCTLPLSDAEKVLIVDGSTDGRGAYHVASVLDPGSQVRIGAIPDIQPLSFLRSATAETLATYRAIYLIDVPEISENVADALDRYVRLGGGLAWFLGNEINKDSYNEQLLAGDRRLLPLPLETQTDVPPPSEASSADVIFGDAPELLAPLRAGGDAALSLIGLSRSWTLETPSLEQPDDTDRPRVRVAIQRRDGAPLVTQHDVDRGRIITVLTGLDGSWTNWPGDPTFVVFLLQANADLWSGAAPPTQRFIDEAVNRQVALSAYAPEATYVPAAMEPPRVPIEVAANVIEDAAEPFASIAQFAWDPTELVIDGEANLNDLLRPGIAEWVLTRSDGRGQVIPVASVLRTGEGDLRRADSAAIQQDLLPIEVKFLSSDDWTAQYQTAGSSTLALLLLGLLGTLLAAEQTLAYWASYHAPASGTQKSKRSFLNHQGPFSVRGGR